Proteins encoded within one genomic window of Calonectris borealis chromosome 1, bCalBor7.hap1.2, whole genome shotgun sequence:
- the LOC142093248 gene encoding uncharacterized protein LOC142093248, with the protein MMNWCRMKTIVQHEFQNYVLAILSKEQNLSGDEETDDDDEEETEEEEAEEKEEAEGEEEAEEKGEAEGEEEAEGEEAAEGEAAAEGEEGTEKEEETEEKYKKEKHSKTPEGEESSSSTVETAETEETTQKETIIQQEKESTDNHTVNNSSENTDDQITGGIIGRKKFSLFKRKPLTGQKNVCSGKEDRSGKPLQSEQEKEKEDLSGEDSKDENQNHTMENSRETLTNQDRRTKSATCILL; encoded by the exons ATGATGAACTGGTGTAGGATGAAGACCATTGTGCAGCATgaatttcaaaattatgttttggCCATTTTGTCAAAGGAACAAAACTTGTCTGGAGATGAAGAgacagatgatgatgatgaagaagaaacagaagaagaagaagcagaagaaaaagaagaagcagaaggagaagaagaagcagaagaaaaaggagaagcagaaggagaagaagaagcagaaggagaagaagcggcagaaggagaagcagcagcagaaggagaggaaggaacagaaaaagaagaggaaacagaggaaaaatataaaaaagagaaacatagTAAAACACctgagggagaggaaagcagtaGTAGCACAGTGGAAACTGCAGAG ACAGAAGAGACTACTCAGAAAGAGACCATCATTCAGCAGG AGAAAGAAAGCACTGACAATCACACTGTGAACAATTCTTCAGAGAACACTGATGACCAAATAACTGGAGGAATCATTGGGAGAAAAAAG ttttccCTGTTTAAGCGAAAGCCACTGACAGGCCAGAAGAATGTATGTAGCGGAAAGGAAGATAGATCTGGAAAGCCATTACAGagtgaacaagaaaaagaaaaggaagatttatcTGGTGAAGACAGTAAAGATGAAAACCAGAATCATACAATGGAGAATTCCAGGGAAACTCTGACTAATCAGGACAGAAGGACGAAATCTGCTACTTGTATATTACTCTAA